GCGGGTTAGCAGGGAAGAAATTTTTGGTCCTGCAGTAGGAGTTCAAAAAGTGAAGGACATCGATGAGGCTGTACGGATGGCCAACGATACCGAGTTTGGATTAAGCGCTGGAATCTTTACCCAGGACATCGATGCCGCCATGCGCTTTGCCCGGGAGGTTCACAGTGGAAACATTCATATCAATTGGGGCCCAATGTGGAGAACCGATTGTATGCCTTATGGCGGGCTCAAAGGAAGCGGCACGGGTAAAGAGGGGCCGAAGTATGCGGTTGAAGAAATGACTGAAACAAAGACCGTTGTAATTCACTCTAAATAATCTGCGACAAGATGAAACTTTTACCACTGCTTCTTCTATTGCCACTACTGTGCTGGGCTGTACCTACAGACCCAGTACAAACAACTGAAGGCTGGGTTTCTGGCTGGACGCTCAATAAAGAGACTGGCCTGGAAGTGTTTCGTGGAGTTTCGTATGCTGCTCCTCCCATGAAGGACTTACGCTGGCGTCCTCCTCAGCCTCGAAAGCCCTGGGGCGGAATCAAGACTTGTCAGATGTTTAGTCCTGTTGCTCCGCAAACGCTTGGCGAGGGAGCAGATGCATTTGTGAGCGAGGACTGTTTGTATCTAAACATTTGGTCTACCAAGGTAAATAAACCGGAGTCCAAACTTCCGGTTATGGTATGGATTCATGGAGGTGGATTAAATCGGGGTTGGGGCCATAAGCCGTTTTACGACGGAACTGCTCTTGCTGAGCGAGGGGTAGTGCTGGTTTCTATCAACTATCGTCTGGGTGCATTGGGTTTTCTTGCCCTTCCTGCCTTGTCTGCCGATTCTGAAAACGGGGTTTCCGGCAACTACGGCATTCTCGACCAGATCGCAGCTCTCAAATGGATTCGCAACAATATCGCCGCCTTTGGAGGCGACCCGGACAACGTGACGATCTTTGGTGAGTCGGCTGGCGGCACCAGTGTCTCCGTGCTCTGTTCTTCTCCTTTGGCTAAAGGCTTGTTTCAAAAGGCGATCCTTCAAAGCCCCTGGTCCTTTGGATTCGTCGACAATTTGGCAAACCCCAACTTCGCTCATTTGAAGCAACCCATGAAAAACATCCGCAGTGCCGAGGACATTGGTGTGGATTGGGCAAAAATCCATACGGACAAAACGGATGCCGAAGGGTTGGCGGTACTTCGAGCTTTACCTTTCAAAGAAGTGCTGGCGACGGTGAACTATTACGAGACCCGCCCAACCATCGATGGCTGGGTGCTACCGGGGCATCCGCAAACCGTTTTTAGTGAGGGGAAACAGATCAATGTTCCCATGATCATTGGTACAACAAAGGATGAAGGCAATTTCTTCAGAAATTTCGTTCGTTATGAAGATAGAGCGGCTTTTGGAGAAATGCTTAAAAATTATTATGGGAAAGCTGGCGTTAAGATTTTGAAGCAGTATCCCGGAGAAACGAAACAAGAGATCAAAGATGCAGGCAGTACTTTTATAACCGACTCCTGGTTTGTCCAACCCGCACGAGAAATGCTCAATGGCATGACCAAGCTTTCCTCGCCAGCTTACCAATATCAGTTTTCCAAAGGGAATTCCATGAACCCGGAAATCGGTGCCCCCCATGCAATTGAACTGCGTTATGTATTC
The DNA window shown above is from Verrucomicrobiota bacterium and carries:
- a CDS encoding carboxylesterase family protein: MKLLPLLLLLPLLCWAVPTDPVQTTEGWVSGWTLNKETGLEVFRGVSYAAPPMKDLRWRPPQPRKPWGGIKTCQMFSPVAPQTLGEGADAFVSEDCLYLNIWSTKVNKPESKLPVMVWIHGGGLNRGWGHKPFYDGTALAERGVVLVSINYRLGALGFLALPALSADSENGVSGNYGILDQIAALKWIRNNIAAFGGDPDNVTIFGESAGGTSVSVLCSSPLAKGLFQKAILQSPWSFGFVDNLANPNFAHLKQPMKNIRSAEDIGVDWAKIHTDKTDAEGLAVLRALPFKEVLATVNYYETRPTIDGWVLPGHPQTVFSEGKQINVPMIIGTTKDEGNFFRNFVRYEDRAAFGEMLKNYYGKAGVKILKQYPGETKQEIKDAGSTFITDSWFVQPAREMLNGMTKLSSPAYQYQFSKGNSMNPEIGAPHAIELRYVFNTLENKEEDPDGQTLADAVTDYWVQFATTGNPNKKGLPEWPAYTSKNKAYIDLNTEITIGVDLKKEACDTIDAALIGHYSWD